A part of Prolixibacteraceae bacterium genomic DNA contains:
- a CDS encoding arylsulfatase codes for MKVKGYAYALALLCSLGSINVYAKKKQKERTPNVIFILADDLGYGDVGYNGQSKFPTPNIDKLVSKGMVFTQHYSGSTVCAPSRSALLTGFHTGHTPIRGNAEVKPEGQKPMPAESYTMGELFQEHGYVTSIFGKWGLGYPGSEGTPAKQGFDYFYGYNCQRLAHNYFPDHLWENDKKVMLPRNNGGEMVDYAVDIIHNQAISFIGKHKDEPFFMYYATPLPHAELIMPEEYIEPFKGKYLPEKQYKGVDSGPYFNNGGYRSQKNCHATFAAMVSLLDTQVGEIMAEVKKHGLEENTIIVFTSDNGPHKEGGADPRYFDSNGPYKGFKRDLYEGGIHVPMAVVWDGHIASNSTSDHTSAFWDFMPTFTDMLHSKDHEKYDGLSIWPSLMGRGKQKKHNHLYWEFHAMGGRIALRQGDWKLVIYNVKDETKRKVALYDLKSDPYEQLDLSSDNSKRVSKMLKLVKQSHRDSEMFPMDCPYF; via the coding sequence ATGAAAGTAAAAGGTTATGCTTATGCATTGGCGCTCTTATGTTCTTTAGGTAGCATAAATGTATATGCGAAAAAAAAACAGAAAGAACGGACTCCTAATGTGATTTTTATCTTAGCAGACGACCTCGGTTATGGGGATGTCGGTTATAATGGACAGTCCAAGTTTCCTACTCCCAATATTGATAAGTTAGTTTCGAAAGGAATGGTCTTTACCCAGCACTATTCGGGTTCTACTGTGTGTGCTCCTTCTCGTTCGGCTCTCTTGACTGGATTTCACACAGGACATACACCGATACGTGGAAATGCCGAAGTTAAGCCAGAAGGTCAGAAGCCGATGCCAGCAGAAAGCTATACCATGGGGGAGTTGTTTCAGGAGCATGGTTATGTGACCAGTATCTTTGGAAAGTGGGGATTAGGTTATCCTGGTTCTGAAGGGACGCCAGCAAAACAAGGTTTTGACTATTTTTATGGTTATAATTGTCAACGATTGGCTCACAACTATTTCCCTGATCACTTATGGGAGAACGATAAAAAGGTGATGTTACCTCGAAATAATGGAGGAGAGATGGTGGATTATGCCGTCGATATTATCCATAATCAAGCAATCTCTTTTATTGGAAAGCATAAGGATGAGCCTTTCTTTATGTACTATGCTACGCCTCTTCCACACGCAGAACTTATCATGCCAGAGGAGTATATCGAACCTTTTAAAGGTAAATATCTACCAGAGAAACAATATAAAGGAGTTGATTCGGGGCCATATTTTAATAATGGTGGCTATCGATCGCAGAAGAATTGTCATGCTACGTTTGCAGCGATGGTGTCGTTATTGGATACGCAGGTTGGCGAGATCATGGCTGAAGTGAAGAAGCATGGGCTTGAAGAGAATACTATTATTGTGTTTACCTCTGATAATGGTCCCCACAAAGAGGGCGGAGCTGATCCTCGTTATTTTGATAGTAATGGCCCGTATAAAGGGTTTAAGCGTGATCTTTATGAGGGGGGTATCCATGTGCCGATGGCAGTAGTTTGGGATGGACATATCGCATCAAATTCTACATCAGATCATACTTCTGCCTTTTGGGATTTCATGCCTACGTTTACCGATATGTTGCATTCGAAGGACCATGAGAAGTATGATGGACTTTCGATTTGGCCTTCATTGATGGGCAGAGGAAAACAGAAGAAGCATAATCATCTTTATTGGGAATTTCATGCTATGGGTGGACGTATTGCACTTCGTCAAGGCGATTGGAAATTGGTGATCTATAATGTGAAAGATGAGACCAAGCGCAAGGTGGCTCTTTACGACTTAAAGAGTGATCCTTATGAACAACTCGACCTATCGTCAGATAATTCGAAAAGGGTATCGAAGATGTTAAAGCTGGTGAAGCAGTCGCATCGTGATAGTGAGATGTTCCCAATGGACTGTCCCTACTTTTAG
- a CDS encoding heparinase II/III-family protein gives MNRFTLLLFIMAIGASISIAQTKGHPRLFFQEDEVASLRDARLSTHKEEWASLLKESERLVKHVDFSNPQTKHLHGEAEKLAGVALVNSLDPSLKYKKYIKKSILQFCGWKEWQMWIDKRAKAPANDLAIGQYLVAICAAYDIQHDLFSDKQQRYIDHQLIEIADRFCEEYSRFHTERFDIMNCNHGTNAYAGLNAVRNTVDHLSIEMAQKWDRILDHKYNRLVSVMNDQMSDGASDEGATYYMFQLKTYLQWFEIIRNAKYHNDHQPYSDLAWFRNTSTYGIYSILPGGEDNFGGLARYADCNPNFWGDPKCTYPLLAKRLNDPIAKWMANEVDVNHSETWRDESGKNVSNGKKYDFWRYIWKDTKTSPVELKTLKQWHMFEDLGIFAWRSSWDNDASYFTSKSGQHYQGHAQPDDGQFMLHKAGVPYIVDLGYSNPKSTNEHNVLMIDGKGQIGDGENWPNFGSFPHNQSNWGSTPYLMATDSRMEGAANFFQVVMNPTGMYANPKLKQWHREFVYVGDFYILRDHVALNEEGEMSFLLHSYVSQPGTDDTYDYTSNRSKNPFHRVEKHQWTLVPMTSSCEAMQLYDLSEEEWNHSLEASWLYDNYERKKDGVGYVQLGYHLSSKRRGKEATSTFVFGFDNEIKGLSFEKIKGGVSIQRDGALVGKVQWESDGEMTGYYQSREATYYFFRDARDYDLGGVLWSASNRLSGVLIQKNGVWNTELHSNTPNHIQTSTRGFADACSATNFVKRPLNNCVNGLGAEPKVETRMVASKHTLIHLPRKGSYSSFVAK, from the coding sequence ATGAACAGATTCACGCTATTATTATTTATCATGGCAATAGGAGCTTCTATCTCTATTGCACAAACAAAGGGACATCCGAGACTTTTTTTTCAAGAGGATGAAGTAGCATCACTACGAGATGCACGATTGTCAACCCATAAAGAGGAGTGGGCTTCTCTGTTGAAAGAGAGTGAACGATTGGTGAAACATGTGGACTTCTCTAATCCTCAAACCAAACATCTACATGGGGAAGCGGAGAAGCTTGCTGGTGTAGCATTGGTGAATAGTCTTGATCCTTCGTTGAAGTATAAGAAGTATATTAAGAAGAGTATTCTTCAGTTTTGTGGTTGGAAAGAGTGGCAGATGTGGATCGATAAGAGAGCGAAAGCTCCTGCCAATGATCTGGCTATAGGACAATATTTGGTAGCTATATGTGCTGCTTATGATATTCAACACGATCTTTTTAGTGACAAACAACAGAGATATATTGATCATCAGTTGATCGAAATTGCAGATCGTTTTTGTGAGGAGTATAGCCGTTTTCATACTGAACGTTTTGATATCATGAACTGTAATCATGGTACGAATGCTTACGCTGGTTTAAATGCGGTTCGTAATACGGTTGATCATCTATCTATTGAGATGGCACAAAAATGGGATCGGATTCTAGATCATAAGTATAATCGCTTGGTCTCTGTGATGAATGACCAGATGTCTGATGGGGCTTCTGATGAAGGGGCGACATACTATATGTTCCAGTTAAAGACCTACCTGCAGTGGTTTGAGATAATTCGTAATGCAAAATATCATAATGACCATCAGCCTTATAGTGATTTGGCATGGTTTCGTAATACCTCCACTTATGGTATCTATTCGATTCTTCCAGGGGGAGAGGATAATTTTGGGGGATTGGCTCGTTATGCAGATTGTAACCCAAATTTCTGGGGGGACCCAAAGTGTACCTACCCATTGCTTGCCAAGAGATTAAATGATCCTATTGCGAAATGGATGGCTAATGAAGTCGATGTGAACCATAGTGAGACATGGAGAGATGAGAGTGGAAAGAACGTCTCTAACGGTAAGAAATATGATTTTTGGAGATATATATGGAAGGATACAAAAACATCGCCTGTGGAGCTTAAAACGCTAAAGCAGTGGCATATGTTTGAGGACCTTGGGATCTTTGCTTGGCGATCATCATGGGATAATGATGCGTCCTATTTTACTTCGAAATCAGGACAGCACTACCAAGGGCATGCCCAACCAGATGATGGACAGTTTATGTTGCATAAAGCAGGGGTGCCATATATTGTGGATTTGGGATATTCTAATCCAAAGTCAACCAATGAGCATAATGTGTTGATGATTGATGGCAAAGGGCAAATCGGAGATGGTGAGAATTGGCCTAACTTTGGATCTTTTCCTCATAATCAATCCAATTGGGGAAGTACGCCATATTTGATGGCTACTGATAGTCGTATGGAAGGTGCAGCAAACTTTTTTCAGGTGGTGATGAACCCAACAGGAATGTATGCTAACCCAAAGCTGAAGCAGTGGCATCGTGAGTTTGTGTATGTTGGGGATTTCTATATTTTACGTGATCATGTGGCATTAAATGAAGAGGGGGAGATGTCGTTTTTGTTACACTCTTATGTGAGTCAACCAGGAACAGATGATACCTATGACTATACGTCTAATAGGTCAAAGAACCCATTTCATAGAGTGGAAAAGCATCAATGGACTTTGGTTCCAATGACCTCTTCTTGTGAAGCTATGCAGCTGTATGATTTGTCGGAAGAGGAGTGGAATCACTCTCTAGAGGCTTCGTGGTTGTATGATAACTATGAGCGTAAAAAAGATGGTGTAGGATATGTACAACTTGGATATCATCTCTCTTCTAAACGAAGAGGTAAAGAGGCTACATCGACTTTTGTATTTGGTTTCGATAATGAGATAAAAGGGCTCTCTTTTGAGAAGATAAAAGGGGGTGTTTCGATTCAGCGAGATGGTGCTTTAGTTGGGAAAGTCCAATGGGAAAGTGATGGAGAGATGACAGGGTATTATCAGAGTAGAGAGGCGACCTATTATTTCTTTAGAGATGCAAGAGATTATGATTTGGGAGGTGTGTTGTGGTCGGCTTCTAATCGATTGAGTGGGGTGTTGATCCAAAAGAATGGGGTTTGGAATACGGAACTTCACTCTAATACTCCAAACCATATTCAGACTTCTACTAGAGGATTTGCGGATGCTTGTAGTGCAACTAATTTTGTAAAGCGTCCTCTGAATAATTGTGTAAATGGCTTGGGTGCAGAACCAAAGGTAGAGACCCGAATGGTCGCGTCAAAGCATACACTTATTCATCTTCCTCGTAAAGGGAGTTATAGCTCATTTGTGGCAAAATAG
- a CDS encoding efflux RND transporter permease subunit, protein MNITEFSIKKSRIVMSILMMVLITGAISYSSLSRDSMPPYTVRVASIVSSFPGASPQRVENLVTDKIEEVALELPELKKVTSTSRMGLSVVNVELKMDVSPNKLQDVWDRLRLKLEALNSLPSGVKPNLQDEGIGEVFGIVMGLTSDGFEYDQMKEVAEEIKNELIMLDGAAKVEINGIQKQQILIEYDNAKLQRLGISQETLKQQIASTNILASGGMIHVDKHRVVLEPSGNFDDLEGLRSLLIPVGKEGGMLYLRDIAKIKKSYVDPSRQMVFVNGDKALTLHVSLKDGANIIALGQSVDQFVNDYIDGLPIGYNLERVSSLDQYIDLKIDNFVSNLVQSILIVFAVMLIFLGLRMGLIIASLIPIVTIATIFIMGMLDIGINQISLAALIMALGMMVDNGIVVAESIMVKVDQGEKIARAAILSCSELVIPLLISTLTTSVAFSSFYLAKSVMGDIMGPLFVVISISLIASWFVSLSVITFFCVVFHREAKATRWSKTLDRMFDQMKQKYYGIIGAALRHKKSVLLATVVTFMMALILFSKLSFVFFPDSDRNMITLDLQLPEGMRVGETEKVIHQIEDYIDSTLLTKEVEQRGVTAYSSYIGEGPSSYDLGYTADEPNSNYAHMLINTTSFLANRHVIEMLDKYCIRAFPDAQIKVRMLGGGGGGTPIEIKVKGKDPEQLSRISSAIKTKLNNINGTKTIKDDWGRKSLKYVVHVRSDKALEAKISNENIANALNSTLVGYNVGEFREQSNSYPIDLREEDGNHKLVDELKTILVFSSQTGKPVPLEQVAEMVPVWEYPKITRENTKRTITISSELTFDGNAAQIMAQMKPWIQQQSKTWPRGYSYSVGGEEENSAENMMAVAKYIPFSFFCILLLLMLQFNSIRKMTMVVATIPLGVIGMVAGLFVFNNPFGFMAFLGMISLAGIVINNAIVLVDRIDFELDADPKSRVEAVIEACVQRFRPIILSTLTTVMGLIPLYLNGGEIWQPMAITIMVGLLFGTVITLVFIPVVYCSLYKIN, encoded by the coding sequence ATGAATATAACAGAGTTTTCAATCAAGAAGAGCCGCATCGTGATGTCTATTCTCATGATGGTTCTGATCACAGGAGCAATAAGTTATAGCTCACTCTCTCGAGATAGCATGCCTCCATATACCGTTCGTGTAGCATCTATTGTCTCCTCGTTTCCGGGGGCTTCTCCACAAAGAGTGGAGAATCTGGTGACAGATAAGATCGAAGAGGTTGCACTCGAACTACCCGAATTAAAGAAGGTGACAAGCACCTCGCGAATGGGGCTTTCAGTGGTTAATGTAGAGCTAAAGATGGATGTCTCTCCCAATAAACTACAAGATGTATGGGATCGTCTGCGCTTGAAACTTGAAGCACTAAATTCTCTACCATCGGGAGTGAAACCTAACCTTCAGGATGAAGGCATTGGCGAAGTATTTGGTATTGTCATGGGACTCACCAGTGATGGTTTCGAATACGACCAGATGAAAGAGGTAGCTGAAGAGATCAAAAACGAACTGATCATGCTCGATGGCGCTGCCAAAGTGGAGATCAATGGAATTCAGAAACAACAAATACTGATTGAATATGACAATGCAAAACTACAACGTTTAGGCATCTCTCAAGAGACACTCAAGCAGCAGATTGCCTCCACAAATATCCTTGCTAGTGGTGGGATGATACATGTCGATAAACACCGTGTAGTACTCGAACCTTCAGGAAACTTCGATGACCTTGAAGGGCTTCGTAGTCTACTTATTCCCGTTGGTAAAGAGGGGGGAATGCTATACCTGCGTGACATCGCCAAAATCAAAAAGAGCTATGTCGACCCTTCACGCCAAATGGTCTTTGTCAATGGCGACAAAGCATTGACCCTACATGTCTCTTTAAAAGATGGTGCCAACATCATCGCATTGGGACAGTCTGTCGACCAGTTTGTCAACGATTATATCGATGGGCTCCCTATTGGTTATAACCTTGAGCGTGTCTCCTCTTTAGATCAATATATAGATCTAAAGATCGACAACTTCGTATCCAACCTGGTGCAATCCATCTTGATTGTATTTGCAGTGATGCTTATATTTTTGGGTTTACGAATGGGATTAATCATCGCAAGTTTGATACCTATTGTGACTATCGCCACCATCTTTATCATGGGAATGTTGGATATTGGAATCAATCAAATATCTCTAGCAGCCCTGATTATGGCACTAGGAATGATGGTGGATAATGGAATTGTGGTTGCCGAATCGATAATGGTGAAAGTGGATCAAGGTGAGAAGATTGCCAGAGCGGCGATCCTCTCTTGTAGTGAATTGGTCATTCCGCTACTTATTTCCACCCTGACCACCTCCGTTGCTTTTTCGTCATTCTATCTTGCAAAATCGGTCATGGGAGACATCATGGGGCCACTATTTGTGGTGATCTCTATCTCATTGATCGCCTCGTGGTTTGTTTCGTTAAGTGTCATCACCTTCTTCTGTGTGGTATTTCATCGTGAGGCGAAAGCAACCCGATGGAGCAAGACCTTAGATCGTATGTTCGACCAAATGAAGCAGAAATACTATGGCATCATTGGTGCCGCACTACGACATAAGAAGAGTGTTTTGTTGGCCACTGTTGTCACCTTTATGATGGCACTGATCTTATTCTCAAAGCTCTCTTTTGTCTTCTTTCCCGATAGCGATAGAAATATGATCACACTCGATCTACAACTTCCCGAAGGGATGAGGGTAGGAGAGACCGAAAAGGTGATTCACCAGATCGAGGACTACATCGATTCAACCCTGTTAACAAAAGAGGTAGAACAAAGAGGTGTCACCGCCTATAGTAGTTATATTGGAGAAGGACCATCATCTTACGATTTAGGTTATACTGCCGATGAACCAAATAGCAATTACGCCCATATGTTGATCAATACCACCTCGTTTTTAGCCAACCGTCACGTCATTGAGATGCTGGATAAATACTGTATCCGTGCCTTTCCCGATGCACAGATCAAGGTTCGAATGTTAGGTGGGGGTGGAGGTGGAACACCCATAGAGATAAAAGTGAAAGGAAAAGATCCAGAACAGTTATCTCGTATATCGTCTGCCATAAAAACCAAGCTAAACAACATCAATGGAACCAAAACGATTAAAGATGATTGGGGACGCAAAAGCCTAAAATATGTCGTTCATGTAAGGTCCGACAAAGCACTAGAGGCCAAAATATCTAATGAGAATATCGCCAATGCACTCAACAGTACTCTGGTAGGTTACAATGTAGGGGAGTTTCGCGAACAGTCCAATAGCTATCCTATTGACTTAAGAGAAGAGGATGGAAACCACAAACTGGTAGACGAATTGAAAACCATTTTGGTCTTTTCATCCCAAACAGGAAAACCCGTTCCTCTAGAGCAAGTTGCTGAGATGGTACCTGTATGGGAGTACCCCAAAATCACACGTGAGAACACCAAGCGTACCATAACCATCTCCTCAGAGCTAACCTTTGATGGAAATGCTGCTCAGATCATGGCACAGATGAAACCATGGATCCAACAACAGTCCAAAACATGGCCTCGTGGCTATAGCTACAGTGTAGGAGGAGAAGAAGAGAATTCGGCAGAAAATATGATGGCTGTAGCCAAATACATCCCATTCTCTTTCTTCTGTATCCTATTGCTACTGATGTTGCAGTTCAACTCAATAAGAAAAATGACCATGGTGGTGGCAACGATTCCTCTTGGAGTAATCGGGATGGTAGCTGGACTTTTTGTCTTTAATAACCCATTCGGTTTTATGGCATTCCTTGGCATGATATCGCTCGCTGGTATTGTCATTAACAACGCTATTGTGCTGGTCGATAGGATAGACTTCGAGTTAGACGCCGACCCAAAAAGTCGCGTGGAAGCCGTGATAGAAGCGTGTGTTCAACGCTTTCGTCCCATTATCCTATCCACTCTAACCACCGTGATGGGATTAATTCCGCTATATCTTAATGGAGGTGAGATTTGGCAGCCTATGGCAATTACAATTATGGTAGGTTTGTTATTTGGAACAGTGATTACCTTGGTGTTTATTCCCGTAGTGTACTGTTCATTATATAAGATTAATTAG
- a CDS encoding efflux RND transporter periplasmic adaptor subunit — protein sequence MKTFYHNYNLLMNKMIRLQSISTIIISLFCLYTLSACSEKKQPKKTTYRPVAYITVQPSKQNSLDYYSGNIKAANGVALSFRKTGTVNKVHVKVGDSVKQGEMLMSLDHTKTALSIEKATTQKESLLAQMNIQKSNFQRIENLYAKDLIALNDYEVAKNNLTRANADYITACREHELLQEELEYERIYAPQSGVIAEVLVEKNETVTSGTTMVKMNVGNALEVMVNLPDQMINQVKKGNHYKMNIPAIDANHLDGVVTEVAPNVNQSTGLYAVTIQLISPISNIREGMVAKVLISPTNNDKNALRVPMTCLIEEASKHFVFVLNPVNDSLAVAEFRHVTIGKNSSSGMIILKGLKKGDRIATAGLQTLMDKQKVLIK from the coding sequence ATGAAAACTTTCTATCACAACTATAATTTATTGATGAATAAGATGATTCGATTACAATCCATATCCACCATTATTATTTCTCTCTTTTGTCTGTACACGCTGTCGGCATGTTCAGAGAAAAAACAACCAAAGAAAACAACCTATCGTCCTGTGGCATACATCACAGTGCAGCCTTCCAAGCAGAATAGTTTGGACTACTATTCGGGGAACATTAAAGCTGCCAATGGGGTGGCACTGAGCTTTCGTAAAACAGGCACAGTCAACAAAGTGCATGTTAAAGTTGGCGATAGCGTGAAACAGGGCGAAATGCTAATGTCCCTTGACCACACAAAAACAGCGCTCTCTATAGAGAAAGCAACGACACAGAAAGAGAGTCTTTTGGCGCAGATGAACATCCAAAAGTCAAATTTCCAAAGAATCGAAAACCTCTATGCCAAAGATCTCATTGCATTGAACGATTACGAAGTGGCTAAGAACAATTTGACCAGAGCCAATGCCGACTACATCACGGCTTGTCGAGAACATGAGTTGCTACAAGAAGAGCTAGAGTACGAACGTATCTATGCCCCTCAATCTGGTGTGATTGCAGAAGTGCTTGTCGAGAAGAACGAAACCGTTACCTCAGGAACCACTATGGTTAAAATGAATGTAGGCAATGCCTTGGAGGTGATGGTAAATCTACCCGATCAGATGATCAACCAAGTGAAAAAAGGCAACCACTATAAGATGAATATCCCTGCCATCGATGCCAACCATCTTGATGGGGTCGTGACAGAGGTTGCTCCCAATGTCAACCAATCCACAGGACTATATGCTGTGACCATACAGTTGATCTCTCCGATATCAAATATTCGTGAAGGAATGGTTGCTAAAGTACTGATAAGCCCCACTAACAATGATAAAAATGCATTGCGTGTACCGATGACCTGCTTGATTGAAGAGGCTTCAAAACATTTCGTATTCGTACTCAATCCAGTGAATGATAGTTTGGCAGTGGCAGAATTTCGTCATGTTACTATAGGCAAAAACAGCAGTAGTGGGATGATCATCCTTAAAGGACTTAAAAAAGGCGATCGTATTGCTACGGCAGGACTACAGACATTAATGGATAAACAGAAAGTACTGATAAAATAG
- a CDS encoding histidine kinase, translating to MRKFTNNIISRRTIWGTSILFSLYINIQASLSFFSESSKDGIPFFESLHFFDWLIGIVMMFGLSWTILIYNLYVVPRMTIKRRCGKELMSVGGSLVLMILILIFHLYLSKLFDLRHFKELNKFALFFGWSVVTFMLVLISRSLLYHQEREEARYEREMLRNEKLKSELNELKSFMNPHFLFNSLNTLNALISIDSEKAVLFSSHLSRLYRYILQSKDKELVTIEDELFFIESYEKLLQIRFSDYFSIDVTYSDAFKEVELPVLALQTLVENAVKHNEISKDYPLVVKIYLEDDYLVVSHVLRERRVISNSMGNGISSLSKRCKIILNRDIIIEKNSNFTVKVPTISD from the coding sequence GTGAGAAAGTTTACCAATAATATAATTAGTCGTAGAACAATATGGGGCACCTCCATTCTATTCTCTTTGTACATTAATATCCAAGCAAGTCTGTCGTTCTTTTCCGAGAGTTCAAAAGACGGGATTCCTTTTTTTGAGTCTTTGCACTTTTTCGATTGGCTTATAGGTATAGTGATGATGTTTGGTCTTTCGTGGACTATTCTTATATACAACCTCTATGTGGTGCCTCGAATGACAATCAAGAGGAGATGTGGTAAAGAGTTAATGTCGGTTGGTGGTAGTTTAGTGCTGATGATCTTGATTCTTATTTTTCATCTGTATTTGTCAAAACTCTTTGATCTTAGACATTTTAAGGAGTTGAATAAGTTTGCTCTTTTCTTTGGTTGGAGTGTGGTCACCTTTATGTTGGTGCTCATATCTCGATCGTTACTATACCACCAAGAGAGGGAAGAGGCTAGATATGAGAGAGAGATGTTGAGAAATGAGAAGTTAAAGAGCGAATTGAATGAGCTGAAGAGTTTTATGAACCCTCACTTTCTATTCAATTCGTTAAACACACTAAACGCATTGATATCTATCGATTCAGAGAAGGCGGTGCTATTCTCTTCACACCTTTCACGTCTTTATCGTTATATTCTTCAAAGTAAAGATAAGGAGTTGGTTACGATTGAGGATGAACTGTTTTTTATAGAGAGTTATGAGAAGCTGTTGCAGATTCGCTTCTCAGATTACTTTAGTATTGATGTGACCTATTCAGATGCATTCAAGGAGGTCGAATTGCCCGTGTTGGCGTTACAGACATTGGTAGAGAATGCAGTGAAGCATAATGAGATTTCGAAAGACTATCCATTGGTGGTTAAGATCTATTTAGAGGATGATTATCTTGTGGTATCCCATGTCCTAAGAGAGCGTAGGGTTATCAGTAATAGTATGGGGAATGGTATCTCTAGTTTATCGAAAAGATGCAAAATTATCTTGAATAGAGATATTATTATAGAGAAGAATAGTAACTTCACTGTTAAAGTACCAACTATAAGTGATTAA
- a CDS encoding LytTR family DNA-binding domain-containing protein has protein sequence MRVLIIEDEWGAQELLKRLLLEYNPDWIVADVVDSVRGAISYLDDSPSLDLIFMDVHLSDGISFEIFDHVEVDIPIIFITAYDQYAIKAFKHNGVDYILKPLIREELFQALDKVNQNHNKLVTDDIVSKVVQELNETNKSYRKSFLIQSKDSLIPVMIEDVMAFYVDMGVVKCYTRDHVKYVLPLTLDQIEKEIDPAVFFRVSRQYILNMDSIQQMKIYFNGKLKLHTVCEFEEEIIVSKQKASMLKKWFSS, from the coding sequence ATGCGAGTATTAATTATTGAGGACGAATGGGGTGCACAAGAGCTGCTCAAACGTTTGCTTCTAGAGTATAATCCTGATTGGATTGTGGCTGATGTGGTTGATTCTGTTCGTGGTGCCATTAGCTATTTAGATGATTCTCCTTCTTTGGATTTGATCTTTATGGATGTGCATCTATCGGATGGTATTTCGTTTGAGATATTTGATCATGTTGAGGTGGATATTCCGATTATCTTTATTACGGCCTATGATCAATATGCGATCAAGGCATTTAAACATAATGGCGTAGACTATATCCTGAAACCACTTATTCGTGAGGAGTTGTTTCAGGCTTTAGATAAGGTTAATCAGAACCACAATAAGTTGGTGACCGATGATATTGTGTCTAAGGTGGTGCAAGAGCTTAATGAAACAAATAAGAGTTATCGTAAGTCATTCTTGATTCAATCGAAAGACAGTCTTATTCCTGTGATGATTGAAGATGTAATGGCTTTCTATGTGGATATGGGGGTTGTTAAATGTTATACCAGAGATCATGTCAAATATGTTTTGCCATTAACACTGGATCAAATAGAGAAAGAGATTGATCCAGCGGTGTTCTTCCGAGTGAGTCGTCAATATATACTCAATATGGACTCCATTCAACAGATGAAAATCTACTTTAATGGAAAGCTGAAACTACATACCGTTTGTGAATTTGAGGAGGAGATCATTGTTAGCAAACAGAAAGCATCGATGTTGAAGAAGTGGTTTAGTAGTTGA